TCATATCCTCCGGGCGGGTAGTCAGCAGGTCATAGATTTCTCCGCGAGGGAACCGATCCACAAACGGAATGGTTACATTTCCATAGAACAACAGCCCCTCACCGGAATTGCTGTGTGTGATATAGGAAAGCTGATGCTCGGAAATGCCGAGCTGTTTTGCCAGAATGGTACGGTCACTCTGCGCCTGCGAAAGCAGAATCATAAAATCCGTGTTGTCCAGAATGTTCTCGATTTCCCGGCTGGCCAAAAGGTCTTTGACGTTCTGCGTCAAAGCAGACGGCACACATCCTTTTTTACGCAGCATTTTCCAGACTGCCACAAAGTAGCTGGCTGTCAGCGGATCGCGGAGCAGGATATGAAACTCGTCAAAGTAGCACCAAGTCGCCGCGCCCTCGTGGAAGTTCTGATCCACCGCCTGCGAAACAAACTCATTTGTGATGTGCATTGCAATCTTTCTAAGGTTTTCGCCCATGTTTTTCAGAACGATGCACACCACACGGCTGTCCGTCTTGACGTTGGTAGGATGGTTAAAGAGATTGAGGGAGCCTGTGCAATAAAGCTCTAAGGCAGTTGCCACGCGCCGGGCTTCGGGCTCCGGCTGGCGTAAGAGCTCTTCGTACAAATCCTGCAACAGCGGTGTTTTTGCGGTTTCCAGTCCGAGCGCCTGCTCCCGATACACCAAACGCACACAGCGGTCAATGACCGTCTTTTCAATGGGCTGCAAACCTTCCTTGCCGCCAACCACCAGCTCGCACAGGGACAAAAGAAAATCCGCCTTCATGGAAAGCGGGCTTTCTCCGGCAGCCATATTGAGCTCCACATCCATCGGATTGAGGTGGTGCGGGCTGTCCGGGGCAATCTCGATCACCTGGCCGCCCAGCCTTCGCACCAGCGGAGCGTATTCGCCCATCGGGTCAACCACGATGATCCGATCCTGCGGGATGGTGAGAAACACATTCAAGAGCTCGCGCTTTGCGGCAAAGCTCTTTCCGGAGCCCGTAGAGCCCAAATACATCCCGTTTGCTGATTTCAGCTTTTTGCGGTCAGCCATGATGACATTGTGAGAAAGTGCGTTCATGCCATAGTAGAGGGCCTGCCCAGCCATGCGGAGCTCCCTTGTCATAAAAGGAATAAAGATGGCTGTGGAGCTGGTGGTCATACCGCGCTGGATTTCTACCTCGTTGTAACCAAGGGCCAACGAGGAAACAAAGCCCTGTTCCTGTTGCCAGTCCAGACGGCGCAGAGCGCAGTTGTATTTCTGCGCGATACCGCCCACGGTAAACACATCGTTTTCCAGCCGCTGGCGGTTAGGAGCAAGGTTTACCACCGTAAAGGTCAGCAGAAACATTCGCTCATTGCGGGATTGCAAATCAGCCAGAAGCTCCGCCGCGTCCTTGCTGAATGTGATCAGGTCAGGGGGAAGAATATCCGGGTCATAGCCGGAGCGCACAGCCTTTCTCTGTTCCTCCACCTTCATTTTTCCGATGTCAGAGATTTTCCCCTTGATGGTCTTGATTGCCTTGAGCTGATCCACGGTCTGAATGTGCATGGTCACGGTCATTTCCGCATCCAGCTCCAAGATTTCCGCCAACAACTTATCCGAAAGCTCCGATGCCATAATCTGTAAGTAGGACACCGCGCCCCAATACTGGCCGATGCGGAATGTGCGGGACTGGCGGAAGTCGAGACTGTCCGGGGCAATAAAGTCTTTTGTGCCGAGCCCGGTCTGCGGGATGTCTTTCCACGAAAAACGGAACGCCTCACGGCTCCCCGGGTGCATCTGGCTATGAAGCAGCGCAAGGCGGGCCCGTCCGTCCATCGGCTCCGAGGGAACGCCCAGTCGCTTAAAGTTTCCCATGACATCGGCCTCCACACGCTCCAGACGGGGCCGTGCCTCCGCAATCCCCTCGGCGGGTATGCCAAAGGTGATGTATTTTGAGCGTTCAATGCCGTTATTGCTTTTGGCAATCTGATTTTTCAGCATCCCGGTAAACTCATCCCGGACGCTGTTATAGTTGTCATCCGCTTTCGGGATATTGACTTGATAGCGGCTGCGGGAATGGGAACGACGGTTGATAAAGGAAAGCTGGAACGGCAGCGAACTGTCAAAGTAGTTGAGGAATGAGCTCCATCCGCTGAATATGGCGGTCTGATCCTCGGTGGATGCCACGGAGTAATTGATGTCCTCATATTCCACGGTTTTTGTATAGAGCCCGCCCGGGAGCTTGCACACACCGTCCGGGTGCATGGACAGATACGGGATTGTCTGTTGGGCAGACAGGGTCGCCCGGCCTTTACCCTTGGCGGCGGCTACGTTTTTCTTCTTTGTGTTTTTCAATCACATCCTCCTTTCCAGCGCCCGGCCCGGCAAAGGGCGCATAAATGTTTTCGGTTTGGTAGGCCCTGATCCCCGGCCTTAGAAACTTGGCCCGGATGATATTCCGCACCACCTTTTCAAAGGGTAAGCCGTCCTTTTCATACATCGCCAGAAGGAACGCCGGGAGCATAATTCCCAGCATGAGAAACATCGCCCCGGTATTGCCGAGGGTGCCACGGGTCAGCAGATAGGCCGGAATCCCCACTGCGCCCGCGCTGCCGAAGCAGACAAGCTGGCGTTTGGTGAGGTTGAAAGCCATCTTTGTTTTGATTTTGGATAAATCGTTTGGTACGTTTACATAGGGCATAGATCACACTCCTTTCTGCACTTCGGGACAATGTGTCCCAAAGTCCGGGATGGTTGGTGTTACTTCATTTCCCCATACAGCCCAGCCGGGCGGGGTCTGCCTGGCAAAGAGCTCCACGCGGGGCAGATCTCCCATCAGGGAAATGATTTTGGCGCGGGCCTCGTCCGGCTTTTTGCTATGGGCTTCAATCGGGGAAATGATGAATTGATGAATGTTGGCAGCCTGCCGCTTCGGGTGGCCCTTGGTTGCCAGCAGGCAGATTTCTGCATTGCCCCTTGTCCAGAAGCCAAGGCCGTAAAACCAGCTATCCGCCTTCTTGTTCTTTTTCAGCCAGACGAAAGCAACGCTTTTGTAGGTGAAGCCCCAAGCCTCGATCAGCCGGAGCGCCTCCGGGAGCTGCGGGAAAGTGGCCCATAAAAAGAGTGCGCTGTCCGGGGCTGCAAGATCAGCCACAGGCAACGCACATAAATCCTCAATGCTCATAGTGGGATAATGATTTTCCGCCGCGCCCTGTACTTTCTTAGCCGAGTAGCGCCAAGGGGGATCGGCGTAAATGATAGAATACTGCTGGATAATTACACTCCTTTCTCGCCGGAGCTTTTTACTGCCTGCGCCGCACGGATGCGCTCACTGGCGGCGGCATAAAAGGACGGGGCCGTTTCAAAGCATACAAAGCGACGTTCTGTGTTGATAGCTGCAATCGCGGTTGTGCCGGAGCCCGCGCAAATGTCCGCGACCAATTCGCCGGGGCGGGTATAGGTGCGGATCAGATACTCACAAAGCTCCACGGGCTTCTGTGTGGGATGGATGCCGCCGGACACCGTAGGCACAAAAAGCACATTTCCGGGATAGCGGCGGCCATCGTTGGACTCTGAGCCCTGCCGTTCAAATTTCCCATAGTTAGAGCTTGTACCGCTTCGGGAATGAACACGGGTATATGGCTTGCCGTAAGTAAACTGTGGATTGTAGACCGGGGACTTTTGGTAAAACACCAAGATGTTCTCGGACTTTTTCAGCGGAGCCCGGTTTGCATTGAGAAAGCCCGTTCCGCGCTCTTTATACCAAATCCACTCATAGCGGAGCATGGCGAGGTTGGATGCGCCCAGCACCTTGTCAAAGGGGCACTGTGCGAAAAACAGCACTGCGCCATTCGGCTTGACCGCCCATTTCACCGCCTCCCACAACTCCGGGAGCGGCAGGGGCACATCCCAATAATTCCGGGTTGTGCCGTAAGGCGGATCAGTCAACAGCATATCCACGCTATGTTTGGGCAGGGAGCGCAGGCCCTCAATGCCATCCATGAGAAACAAGCCCTCCTTCGGGACACTTTGTCCCAAAGTGCGGCTATCGGTCATTACGGGCCTCCTTTGCCTTGGCAGGCGCAGGCCGGGCAGCGTTTTCTTTTCCTGCTTGCTTTGCAGCCTCGGCCATCTGCTCCTTGATCGGGGCAGGCCGTACCGCCTGGGCCCGTGCAACAAGCTGTTCCACCGCCGCATGATACGCCTCCACACCAGCCGCATTGATCCGTTCCTGTGTGGCTCGGTCAGGAATCCGAACCGTAGCCCGGTATCCCGTCCGGCTGGCAGGATCAGGTTTAGAGGGAGCGCCGAGGAAAATCCCGTTTTTCCCGTCCACAACCTTAAAATCGTCGATGACCACACCGCCAAAATTAACGCTGGCGAAGCCGATCAGTTTTCCCTGCGGCTCAATCGGGCGGACAGATACCGTGATTGGAACAACCGCCTCCTGCAAGACAGCATCTGTCCGCATTTTTACTGCCTCATCAATGCTAACGCCCTTGACTTCTGCAAGCTCCGCGATGGGAGCATCAAACAGCCAGCGCCGTTCCTCCGCAGCAATCTGCTCCGGGGTCAGCAATACATCGTCTTTCTTACTCAGATAAAATTCCTCCTTTCCGCTTGCCGGAGCAGGCTGGGCGGGGTCGTCCATCAATTCTTTTCTTTGCAGGACGGCCTCTGTTTCCGCCATAAAGCGGTAAGCATCCGCCTCAGTAAACTCCTCCGGCGTTTTTCCATTCCATAAGCGCGTTCCATCCGCCCCGTATCTTCGCGGCATAAGCACCACCTCCTGTTAATGAGCGCCAAAGATACGCTGGGCAATGCTCCCGGTCTTAAAGAGCATGAAGCAAAGCAGAACCGTGTAGCCCACAGTTCCCCAAATCGCCCCGATGGGATCGCCGCTTGTTGCGATGCCTTGAATGAGCACCGCGTAAATTGCAACACATACAAGGATCAGCAGCCCTTGAAAGCCTACGGCAAACAGGGACTTGATGTAGTTCTGCCCGGTGCCGCCAAGCTCCCGGTTGGAAAGCGTAGCAACGGGGATGGGGGCCAGACTGGTCAGCAGATAGATTTCCAGCATCCTGCCATACACCAAAACGAAAATGATAATCCCCATTGCTTTCATCGTGAAGCCAATGAGTGCAGACTGCAGCCACAGCCCCAAAAGCGGCCCCAAGTCCATCGCCTCCAGCGAGGTTTCCAATTCGGCAAGCATATCCGCCGAAACATCGGTGGAGCCTTGAATGAGCCCGCCTGCCTGCGCGATGACGCTCTGCGATACATCGAACACGGCCATGACGATATTGAATGTGTTTGACAGGATTAAGATTGC
The DNA window shown above is from Blautia hansenii DSM 20583 and carries:
- a CDS encoding VirB4-like conjugal transfer ATPase, CD1110 family gives rise to the protein MKNTKKKNVAAAKGKGRATLSAQQTIPYLSMHPDGVCKLPGGLYTKTVEYEDINYSVASTEDQTAIFSGWSSFLNYFDSSLPFQLSFINRRSHSRSRYQVNIPKADDNYNSVRDEFTGMLKNQIAKSNNGIERSKYITFGIPAEGIAEARPRLERVEADVMGNFKRLGVPSEPMDGRARLALLHSQMHPGSREAFRFSWKDIPQTGLGTKDFIAPDSLDFRQSRTFRIGQYWGAVSYLQIMASELSDKLLAEILELDAEMTVTMHIQTVDQLKAIKTIKGKISDIGKMKVEEQRKAVRSGYDPDILPPDLITFSKDAAELLADLQSRNERMFLLTFTVVNLAPNRQRLENDVFTVGGIAQKYNCALRRLDWQQEQGFVSSLALGYNEVEIQRGMTTSSTAIFIPFMTRELRMAGQALYYGMNALSHNVIMADRKKLKSANGMYLGSTGSGKSFAAKRELLNVFLTIPQDRIIVVDPMGEYAPLVRRLGGQVIEIAPDSPHHLNPMDVELNMAAGESPLSMKADFLLSLCELVVGGKEGLQPIEKTVIDRCVRLVYREQALGLETAKTPLLQDLYEELLRQPEPEARRVATALELYCTGSLNLFNHPTNVKTDSRVVCIVLKNMGENLRKIAMHITNEFVSQAVDQNFHEGAATWCYFDEFHILLRDPLTASYFVAVWKMLRKKGCVPSALTQNVKDLLASREIENILDNTDFMILLSQAQSDRTILAKQLGISEHQLSYITHSNSGEGLLFYGNVTIPFVDRFPRGEIYDLLTTRPEDMKNETKNE
- a CDS encoding PrgI family protein; translated protein: MPYVNVPNDLSKIKTKMAFNLTKRQLVCFGSAGAVGIPAYLLTRGTLGNTGAMFLMLGIMLPAFLLAMYEKDGLPFEKVVRNIIRAKFLRPGIRAYQTENIYAPFAGPGAGKEDVIEKHKEEKRSRRQG
- a CDS encoding MT-A70 family methyltransferase translates to MQQYSIIYADPPWRYSAKKVQGAAENHYPTMSIEDLCALPVADLAAPDSALFLWATFPQLPEALRLIEAWGFTYKSVAFVWLKKNKKADSWFYGLGFWTRGNAEICLLATKGHPKRQAANIHQFIISPIEAHSKKPDEARAKIISLMGDLPRVELFARQTPPGWAVWGNEVTPTIPDFGTHCPEVQKGV
- a CDS encoding DNA-methyltransferase, translating into MTDSRTLGQSVPKEGLFLMDGIEGLRSLPKHSVDMLLTDPPYGTTRNYWDVPLPLPELWEAVKWAVKPNGAVLFFAQCPFDKVLGASNLAMLRYEWIWYKERGTGFLNANRAPLKKSENILVFYQKSPVYNPQFTYGKPYTRVHSRSGTSSNYGKFERQGSESNDGRRYPGNVLFVPTVSGGIHPTQKPVELCEYLIRTYTRPGELVADICAGSGTTAIAAINTERRFVCFETAPSFYAAASERIRAAQAVKSSGEKGV
- a CDS encoding septation protein SpoVG family protein — protein: MPRRYGADGTRLWNGKTPEEFTEADAYRFMAETEAVLQRKELMDDPAQPAPASGKEEFYLSKKDDVLLTPEQIAAEERRWLFDAPIAELAEVKGVSIDEAVKMRTDAVLQEAVVPITVSVRPIEPQGKLIGFASVNFGGVVIDDFKVVDGKNGIFLGAPSKPDPASRTGYRATVRIPDRATQERINAAGVEAYHAAVEQLVARAQAVRPAPIKEQMAEAAKQAGKENAARPAPAKAKEARNDR
- a CDS encoding VirB6/TrbL-like conjugal transfer protein, CD1112 family translates to MDFLTDWLTNWLKELLIGGIMGNLEGLFDTVNAQVGEIAAQVGTTPAAWHAGVFSLIRQLSETVILPIAGMVLTFVATYELIQMLLEKNNMHEVDVANLYKWMFKTACAILILSNTFNIVMAVFDVSQSVIAQAGGLIQGSTDVSADMLAELETSLEAMDLGPLLGLWLQSALIGFTMKAMGIIIFVLVYGRMLEIYLLTSLAPIPVATLSNRELGGTGQNYIKSLFAVGFQGLLILVCVAIYAVLIQGIATSGDPIGAIWGTVGYTVLLCFMLFKTGSIAQRIFGAH